One Setaria viridis chromosome 7, Setaria_viridis_v4.0, whole genome shotgun sequence genomic region harbors:
- the LOC117864118 gene encoding CEN-like protein 2: MSRSVEALVVGRVIGEVLDSFNPCVKMTVTYNSNKLVFNGHEIYPSAVVSKPRVEVQGGDLRSFFTLVMTDPDVPGPSDPYQREHLHWIVTDIPGTTDASFGREVISYESPRPSIGIHRFIFVLFKQKRRQTVTVPSFRDHFNTKQFAEENDLGLPVAAVYFNAQRETAARRR, from the exons ATGTCTAGGTCTGTCGAGGCACTCGTAGTCGGTCGGGTGATTGGTGAAGTCCTCGACTCCTTTAATCCATGTGTGAAGATGACAGTGACCTACAACTCAAACAAACTTGTCTTCAATGGCCACGAGATATACCCATCAGCAGTTGTATCTAAACCAAGAGTAGAGGTTCAAGGGGGTGACTTGCGGTCTTTCTTTACATTG GTTATGACAGACCCAGATGTCCCAGGACCAAGTGATCCATATCAAAGAGAGCACCTTCACTG GATCGTGACCGATATACCTGGGACAACAGATGCCTCGTTTG GGCGAGAGGTCATAAGctacgagagcccaagacctaGCATTGGTATCCACAGGTTCATTTTTGTGCTCTTCAAGCAGAAGCGCAGGCAAACTGTAACTGTGCCATCCTTCAGGGATCATTTCAACACCAAGCAGTTTGCTGAGGAAAATGACCTTGGCCTCCCTGTAGCTGCTGTCTACTTCAATGCTCAGAGAGAAACAGCTGCTAGGAGGCGCTGA